Part of the Myxococcus fulvus genome, GCGCGGCGCGACTTCACGTGCTCGACGACGCGCTCCAGCATGTCCTCCATGGCGCCCACCGCGCCCAGCGCGAGCGACAGGCGCTCCCACTGGAAGTTGCCCATGATCTGCGAGAAGCCCTGGTCCTCCACCCCCAGGAGATTTTCCGCGGGGATGCGGCAGTCCTCGAAGAACAGCTCGGCGGTGTCCGAGGCGCGCCAGCCCAGCTTCTTGAGCTTGCGGCTCACCGTGAAGCCCGGCGTGTCCTTCTCCACCACCAGCATGGACAGGCCCTTGTGCCCCCTGGAGGGGTCCGTCTTCACGGCCAGGACGATGAAGTCCGCGCGCACGCCGTTAGTGATGTACGTCTTGGAGCCGTTGACGACGTAGTGCGCCCCGTCACGGCGCGCGGTGGTCCGCAGACCCGCGACGTCCGAGCCGGCGTCCGGCTCCGTGATTCCGAGCGCGCCGATCTTCTCGCCGCGAATCGCGGGGGCGAGCCACCGGCGCTTCTGCTCGTCCGTGCCGAACAGGTGCAGTGGTCCGGTGGAGATGGTGAACTGCGCGCCCAGGCCCGCGGACACCCCGCCCGAGCCGCAGCGGCCCAGCTCCTCCAGCAGCACCGCCTCGTAGAGCACCCCGGCGTCCGTGCCGCCGTACGCCTCGGGGTACTTCAGGCCCAGGAAGCCCAGCTCGCCGAAGCGCGCGAAGAGCTCCCGGGGAAACTCCTCGGCCTCCTCCCAGCGTCCCACGTGGGGGAGGATCTCCTTCTCCACCACCGCCCTCACCGTGCGACGGAAGGCCTCGTGCTCCTCCTGGTACACCCCATGCCCATGCAGCATTACGCGACTCCTCAGTAGGCTCGAGCACGCGACGTCCACCCGAGGCGGACATCACCGTTTCCGCGCGAATCGTACCGTCACGTCAGGACCCGGGGGCCGGTTCCGTTGATTCCTTGACCGGGTGGTGGCTGGCTGCGTATAAACCCGGCCCCAAGCCGTTGGCGCCATAGCCAAGTGGTAAGGCAAAGGTCTGCAAAACCTTCATTCCCCGGTTCGAATCCGGGTGGCGCCTCATAGACAAGGCCCGATGCGGAGAGTCGCTCCGCATCGGGCCTTTTCATTTCCAGGCGTCAGGTGCGCCCTCCCCCGCCGAGGAGGCAGCCGGACGGGTCAGCAGCCCATCTCGACAGCGCCGATGTCGGGGGCGCCGCCGCAGAACGGCAGGCCCACGTCGACGCCCCTGTCCACGGCCTGGGGACCCGGACCGAAGGCCTCGCCCAGGTCGGCGGAGCCGCTGGAGGACGACGCGTCCCCGGTGGTGGCGAGGAACTGCTCGGTGCCCACCATGGCGCCCTGGCTCTTGAACTGGCCGCTGGCCGCGAAGAGGTTGTTGCCCAGCTTCAGGCCCGGCGCCTGACCGCCCAGGTCCACCGCGACGGAGCCGTCCAGGATGTTGTTCTGCACCACCGCGGACTGGGTGGGGCCGCCGGTGCCGTGACCGATGATGAGGCCCGTCGTGGCGCCGGTGACGGTGTTGTTCACCACCACGGTGCCCTGGGAGTTCTCCAGGCGGATGGCGGTGCCCTCGCCGCCGTTGGCGTTGGAGATGCCGTGCACGCGGTTGCGGCGCACGACGATGCCGGAGGGCACGGGGCCCTCGTGGTTGCCGCCCACGGAGATGCCCTTGGCGCCGTCGTAGATCTCATTGTCCTCCACCAGCACGTTGCTCGCGGAGTAGTGGATGACGACGACGTCCCCCTTGGCGGTGCTTGAGGGGCGGAACTGGTGCATGCGGTTGTTGCGGATGACCACGCCGTAGCAGGTCTTGATGTCCACCGCGTTCTCACGGTTGGCGTAGAAGTGGTTGTTCTCCACCACGAGGCCATCCGCGGGCGGCAGCGAGCTGAAGCCCTCCGGCCCCAGGCACTGCACGGAGTCGCCCGAGTTCGAGTGGATGTCGTTGTTGCGGACGGTGATGTCCTTGGACGTGGGCTGCACGACGACGCCGTGCGAGTCCTGGTTGCCCGTCGTCTTCAAAAAGTCGTGGATGTGGTTGTTCTCGATGATGGCGCCCGTGGCCTTGTTGAAGGTCGTCACGGCCGCGCCGCCGCCACCGTGATGCAGGTGGGAGTTCACCAGCATGGAGCCGGTGACGTTGCCCTCGAAGGTGACGCCGAAGATGGGCTGGCGCTGCACGTCCATCTCGAACCCGTCGATGACCCAGTGCGGCTGACGCACCTGCACCATGCCGCCGCTGCCGGGGCCCGGGGTGATGCGCGGGCTGCCCTCGCCCTGGAGGGTAATCTTGGCGCCCTCGGTGCCCGCCTTCGCGTTGGCGCCGATGATGACGCGCTCGGCGTAGGTGCCGGCCTGCACGCGGATGACCTCACCGGGGCCCGCGAGGCTCACCGCCTTGGTGATGGTCTTCAGCGGCTGCGCGGCGCTGCCGTCCCCGTTGTCGTCGCCGGTGGGGCTCACCACCCACTCACGGGTGAAGGACTGCGCGGACGCGGAGGCGGGCGCGAGCCCGTTCGCCTGGATGCCGGGCTGCGGCGAGGGCGTCGCGATGACGGCGTGGTCCGCATGGTCCGGCAACGCCTCCACGGGAGTGCCGGGCACGGGCTGCACGCCGATGGCCGGCAGGCTGCCGGTCGTGGGCTGTGACGCGGGCGTGCGCGTCGTGGAGACGCCGGGAATCTTCGGCGTGGGGAGGAAGGCATCCAGGCCCGCTGCGTGAGCGGTCGTACCGAGCATGAGCAGGCTGGTGGCCACGGCGGCCACGGGAGTCTTCAGCTTCAGGAAGTTGCCTTTGGAAATTCGCATGAGCAGGACCAACGCGAGACGCGCCGCGTTCTATTCGCCAGCGGACAAGTGGACCCGGACGGGCTCACGGGCGTCCGGTCCGTGACACGCCCCGGACTGACGGGTACGGTGTCGCCCCCCGTGCGCACCGCCGTCCCGCTCCTGCTCTCCGCCCTGCTGCTCGCCACCTGCGCGAGCCCCAAGCCGCCGTCCCGGCCCACCTCCCCGGTGGACGGGCGAGCGGACGAGCGCCAGGAGGTCCCCGTCGACGCGGGCACGGAGACGTCCGTGGACGCAGGGGCCGCGGACGCGGGGCTCGAGTCCCCTCCCCCCGCGCCGCTCCCCGACGCGCTGTCGCAGGGAATCCCCGGTCCGGGTGAGCTCAAGCGCCTGGACTTCCGAGGCGGAGAGCCCCGGCTGCCCATCCGCCTCATGGAGGGCCGGCGCGAGGCGACGTTCTCCCCGCGAGGGCGGATGCGGATGCGCTTCGGCGGGCCGGAGGACAAGGTGCTGGACGCGGCGGCGGGCACGCGGTGGACGGTGCGCGTGACGCAGGCGGAGGCCGCGGTGCTGTCCGCGCGGGTGCAGCTGAGCGAGCACCGCTTCGCGGACAAGGAGGGCCTGGCCGCGGCGCAGGAGGAGTGGAAGGCGCGCGGCCTCGCGGTGCGCACGCACGTGCTGGGCGCGGTGTACGGCATCGCGGGCAAGGTCATCGACAACCGGCGCACGCTGCTGCTCGTCGACGAGACGCTCACGCCCGAGGAGGCGGCGGCGCGACAGGCGGAGCTCTTGCGCACGTTCGGCGTGCGCACGACGCTGTTCGAGGAGGCGAAGACGCCGGGCCGCGGCATCCTCGAGGTGCGAGACGAGTCCGGCGCTGTGGTGGGGCTGGCGCAGGATCGGCTGGACACGGAGACGCCGGACGGCGCGGGCTTCGACGTGCGACAGGTGGAGTTCGGCGTGGGCTACGACTTCCACGGCTTCGAGGACCGCACGTTCCGGGGCTCGCTCCAGTTCGCCGTGGACCGCGCGGGCCTGCTCGCGGTGGTCAATGTCGTCCCCCTGGAGGACCTGCTCAAGGGCCTGGTGCCGGCGGAGATCTTCTCACGCGCCCACTCCGAGGCGCTCAAGGCCCAGGCCGTCACCGCGCGCGGCGAGGTGCTCGCGAAGGTGGGCATCAAGCACCTGGCGGACCCGTACCTGCTCTGCTCGGAGCAGCACTGCGCGGTGTACCGGGGACGCACGGGCGAGGCGGCCAGCACCACCGCCGCGGTGGAGGCCACCCGGGGCGAGGCGCTCTTCAGCGCGGAGGGCCGGCTGGTGGACTCCGTCTACAGCGCGGTGTGCGGCGGCCACACGGAGGACAACGACATCGTCTGGGGCGGCCCGCCGGACCCGAGCCTCCGGGGACGTCCGGACATCCTCGCGCCCGTGGCCTCGGGCCCCTCCCCGTCCCGGCTGGCCGCGTGGCTGGCCACGTCGGAGGTCGGGGCCGCCTGCCGGCTCTCCAGCTTCGCGCAGCCGAGCAAGTTCCGCTGGGAGAAGCGCTTCACGGCGGCCCAGGTGGACGCGCTGGTGGCCCGGCTGGGCGTGGGCCGCGTGCAGGCGATGGAGCTGACCGAGCGCGGCGTGTCCGGCCGGGCGCGGGTGCTGACGCTGTCCGGGGACAAGGGGGCCACGCAGGTGCGTGGAGAGTTGAACATCCGCAGGCTCTTCGGGATGCTCAACAGCAGCATGGCCCTGGTGGACGCCGAGCGGGACGCCGAGGGCCGGCCCACCCACTGGCTTTTCCGTGGCGGCGGCTGGGGCCACGGAGTAGGGATGTGTCAGACTGGCGCCATCGGCCGAGCCGAGGCCGGACATCGCTACCAGGACATCCTCCGCCACTACTTCAATGGTGCTGAAGTCGCCCCCATCTACTGAGGTCAAAAAAGGGGCGCGCCCGGGGAACCGTGCACGTTTCGCGAATGTCCCTCCCAGTCCACCTGTTCTGCCGCGAACGGGACGGGACTAGGCAGCGGGCCCGGAGGTTTATCATCGCGCCGTGAGCACGGGTTCTTCTCCCACAGACTGGCGCCGCAAGCGGCGGCGAGGCTCTCCATGGCGCTTGGTCGCCGCGGTGATGCTCGCGCTGCTGGTGCACGGCGGCTACCTGGCCGTCGTCCTGTTCACCGGGACACTCCCGGTGACGCCCCGTGAGAAAAAGGCCGTCACCCGCCCTCCCACCTCCGTGGCCGTCCGGCCGATGACGGAATCCCAGTGGGCGAAGAACCGGGGCCAGGCGAACACCAAGACGCAGCCCAACCTGTCCAGCCGGCCGCGCGTCGAGGAGAAGAAGCCCGAGGAGAAGAAGCCGGAGACGCGCCCCCAGGGACAGGTGGTGGACCTGGCGCCGGGCAACGAGCAGGAGGCTCCGGACGCCAAGTACCTGGCCGAGCACAACAACCGCGTCGACAAGGAGACGCGGGCCCGCGAGCAGACGCCCTTCTACCGCAACGCCATGCCCCAGCGCACCGCGCCCCAGAAGCAGGACGGCGCGGACGTGGAGCCCACGGCGCCGCGCATCGCCGGCAACAACGGCATGGGCAACGACGACAGGCCCCTGGCCGAGGGTGGGCAGAAGTTCGCGTTCGAGATTCCCGACGTCCACAAGAAGAACGAGGTGAAGGTGAAGTCGGACCCCACCTCGCCGGGTGGCGTCGCGGTGAACAACCAGACCGAGAGCGACGAGCTGACGGGCAACTCGAAGCGGCTGCGCATCCAGCCCGGCACGGGCGGAGAGGAAGAAGGCTCCGCGGGGCGCGTGGGCTCGCCGGGAATCGCCGCGCTGATGCCGTCGCGCACGGCCATGGACAAGGTGCTGGGCGCCGCTCCCAATGACCACCTGAAGGACGTGGATGAGGGCGACGGCACCCTGCTCAACTCGCGCGAGTGGAAGTACGCCAGCTTCTTCAACCGCGTGAAGCAGAGCGTGGGCATGCACTGGAACCCGAACGAGTCGCTGCGCCGGAGAGATCCGACGGGTCGCACGTACACCGGCCGGGACAGGCACACGCTGCTGGAGATCACCCTCGACGAGAAGGGCCGCATCACCGACATCCAGGTGCAGAAGAGCAGCGGCCTGGACTTCCTGGACATGGAGGCGGTGTCCTCGTTCCAGCGCGCGCAGCCCTTCCCCAACCCGCCGCCCGGGCTGTTGGGCGACGACTCCCGCGTGCGCTTCGAGTTCGGCTTCTTCCTGGAGATGGGCGGCGGGCCCCGCATGCGGCTGTTCCGTCAACCCAACTGACGTCGCGCGGAACACGCGGCAGGTCCTCGCGCCCGAGCGCGGTTCTGGTTACGGTGCCGCGCCGTGGACACGACCCTCGCCGACCGGAGCGCCGCGCTCCAGCAACGCAGCCAGCGCATCCGCGGGGTGCTGCTCGCCATCCTCGCGGCCAACTGGGTGGTGGCCGGCGCGAAGCTCGTCTTCGGCCTCTTGAGCCAGTCCGCCGCGGTGACGGCCGACGGCCTGCACTCCTTCATCGACGGCGGCTCCAATGTGCTGGGGCTGGTCGCCATGGGCGTGGCCTCGCGGCCCGCGGACGCGGACCATCCCTACGGACATGGCAAGTTCGAGGCGCTCGCGTCGCTGGGCATCGGCGCGATGATTGGCATCGGCATGTTGGAGCTGGGGCGCATGGCGCTCGACTCGCTCCTGCATGACGTGCACGCGCAGGTGACGCCCGCCATGGCGGTGGTGATGGGGCTCACGCTCGTGGTCAACATCACGGTGACGCGCGTGGAGAGCCACTACGGGCGCAAGTACCAGAGCAGCCTGTTGATGGCGGACGCGAGCCACACGATGTCCGACGTCTACGTCTCGCTGGCGGTGCTCGCATCACTGGGGCTGGTGGCGCTGGGCTACCCGAAGGCGGACGGCATCATCGCGCTGGGCGTCATGGTCTTCGTCGCGTGGGTGGCCTACGGCATCGTCCGGCAGGCGGTGGGCATCCTCTCCGACACGGCGCGGTTGGACCCCGCGCAGGTGGCGCAGCACACCATGGGCGTGGCGGGCGTGCGCAGCTGCCGTGACGTGCGCAGCCGGGGCATGGAGGAGAGCGTCTACGTCGACCTGAAGATTGAAGTCGATCCGAACCTCACCACCGCCCAGGCCCACGAGGTGGCGGACCGCGTGGAGCGCACGCTCCACACCGCGTATCCCCAGGTCGTGGACGTGGTGGTGCACGTGGAGCCCGAGCACGACGGCACGGCGGCGCACGCGCGGGCCCCGGCCACCGAGTCCCACTGAGGCGTACCCCCTCAACGACAAGGGCCGCCTCCCGCTGAGGGAGACGGCCCTTCGTGTCACCCGGCCCCGAGGGCCCGCGTCAGGCGACGGCGGGCTTGGGCTCCGGCGTCATGTAGTCCTCGATGGGCGGGCACGAGCACACGAGCTTGCGGTCCCCGAGCACGTTGTTGAGGCGGCCCACGGACGGCCAGAACTTGTTCTCGCGCACCCACGCCGCCGGGAACACGGCGAGCTCGCGCGAGTACGGACGGTTCCACTCCGGCCCGGTGATGACGCGAGCGGTGTGGGGCGCGTTCTTCAGGACGTTGTTGTCCTTCGGCATGCGCCCCTCCTCCACGTCGCGGATCTCCTGGCGGATGGCGATCATCGCGTCGCAGAAGCGGTCCAGCTCCGCGCGGGACTCACTCTCCGTCGGCTCGATCATCAGCGTGCCGGCCACGGGGAAGGACACCGTCGGCGCGTGGAAGCCGTAGTCCATCAACCGCTTGGCCACGTCCTCCACCTCCACGCCGGAGGTCTTCTTCAGCGGGCGCAGGTCGACGATGCACTCGTGCGCCACCCTGCCCCGCTTGCCGCGGTACAGCACCGGGAAGTGCGGCTGGAGCCGCTCGGCGATGTAGTTGGCGTTGAGGATGGCCAGCTTCGTGGCGCGCGTGAGGCCCTCGCCGCCCATCATCGAGATGTAGACCCAGGAGATGAGCAGGATGCTCGCGCTGCCCCACGGGGCCGCGGAGATGGCGCCGATGCCGTCCGAGCCGCCCGTCTGGATGACCGGGTGCCCCGGCAGGTGCTTGACCAGGTGGCTGGCCACGCAGATGGGCCCCATGCCCGGGCCGCCGCCGCCGTGCGGGATGCAGAACGTCTTGTGCAGGTTGATGTGGCAGACGTCCGCGCCCACCAGGCCCGGCGCGGTGAGCCCCACCTGCGCGTTGAGGTTGGCGCCGTCCATGTAAACCTGGCCGCCGCGCTCGTGGATGATGGAGCAGATCTCCTTGATCTCCTCCTCGAACACGCCGTGCGTGGACGGGTACGTCACCATCAGCGCCGCCAGCTTGTCCTTGTGCTCCTCGGCGCGGGCGCGCAGGTCCGCCACGTCGATGTTGCCGTTCTCATCGCACTTGGTGACGACGACCTTGTAGCCGGCCATGACCGCGGAGGCCGGGTTGGTACCGTGCGCGGAGGACGGGATGAGGCACACGTCGCGGTGCCCCTGGCCCCGGCCCTGGTGGTACGCGCGGATGACCAGCAGGCCCGCGTACTCGCCCTGGCTGCCAGCGTTGGGCTGCAGCGAGCAGCCCGCGAAGCCGGTGATGGCGGAGAGCATCTGCTCCAGCTGCTCGAAGATGACCTTGTAGCCGGCCGCCTGCGAGGTGGGCGCGAACGGGTGCAGCCGGCCGAACTGCGGCCACGTCACCGGAATCATCTCCGCGGTGGCGTTGAGCTTCATGGTGCAGCTGCCCAGCGGAATCATCGAGTGCGTCAAGGACAGGTCCTTGGCCTCGAGCCGCCGGATGTAGCGCAGCATCTCCGTCTCGGAGTGGTAGCTGTTGAAGACGCCGTGCGTGAGGAACTGGCTCTGGCGGCGCAGCTCCGGGGAGATGGAGGTCTCCACGTTGGCGCCCACGTCGTCCAGCGACGGCACCTGCGAGGCCTTGCCCGCGCCCGTGGCGAAGGCGGTGAGGATGGCCTCCACGTCGGACGCGCGCGTCGTCTCGTCCAGCGCCACGCCCAGCGTCTTCTCGTCGATGCGGCGGAAGTTCATCCGCGCCGACTCGGCCGCCGCCAGCACCGCGCGCACCTGCGGCGTCGTCAGCTCCACGCACAGCGTGTCGAAGTACTGCTCGTGCCGCGTCTTCAGACCCAGCTTCGCCAGGCCCCGCGCCAGCACCACCGTCAGGCCGTGCACGCGCTCGGCGATGGCCTTGAGCCCCTTGGGCCCGTGGTAGACGGCGTACATGCTGGCGATGACGGCCAGCAGCACCTGCGCGGTGCAGATGTTGCTCGTCGCCTTCTCGCGGCGGATGTGCTGCTCGCGCGTCTGCAGCGCCATGCGCAGCGCGCGCCGGCCCTGCGCGTCCTCGGACACGCCGATGAGCCGGCCCGGCATCACGCGGGTGTACGCGTTCTTCGTCGCGAAGTAGCCCGCGTGCGGACCGCCGTACCCCATGGGCACGCCGAAGCGCTGCGCGCTGCCCACCGCCACGTCCGCGCCGAACTCGCCCGGCGGCGTCAACAGCGTGAGGCTGAGCAGGTCCGCGGCGACGATGAGCAGGCCACCCGCGGCGTGCACCTTCTCGCCGAACGCGCGGTAGTCCACCACCGCGCCGTCCGTGGCCGGGTACTGCACCAGCGCGCCCACGTACTTCTTCGCCGTCAGGTCCACCGTGCGGTGGTCGCCGACCACGATTTCGACGCCCAGCGGCTCGGCGCGGGTGCGCACGACGTCCACCGTCTGCGGGTGGCATGCCTCGGAGATGAAGAAGGCGACGCCCGCGTCCTCGCCCTTGACGTGCAGGGCCAGCGACATGGCCTCGGCGGCGGCGGTGCCCTCGTCGAGCAGCGACGCGTTGGCGACCTCCAGCCCCGTCAGGTCCATCACCAGCGTCTGGAAGTTGAGCAGCGCCTCCAGCCGACCCTGGGCGATCTCCGCCTGGTAGGGCGTGTACTGCGTGTACCAGCCCGGGTTCTGGAAGATGTTGCGCAGGATGACGTTGGGCGTGTGCGTGTCGTGGTAGCCCATGCCGATGTAGGACCGGAACACCTGGTTCTTCGCGGCGATGGTCTCCAGCTGCGCGAGCAGATCATGCTCCCCGCGCGCCAGCCCCAGCCGCAGCGGCTCCTTGGAGCGGATGGCCGGGGGCACGGTCTGGTCGATGAAGGCATCGAGCGAGTCCACGCCCAGCGCGGACAGCATCTGCTTCAGCTCCTGCTCATCCGGACCGATGTGCCGGCCGGCGAACGACTCCTGGTACTTCCAGTTCAGGGACATGGCGGTGGTGACTCGCTGGCGACTCGAAGACATCCGAGTCGGAAAATTCGAGGACCGTCACTAACAACGGCCGCTCGGCGTTTCCCTCTCAGGCGTTCTTGAGCAGCTCGGCGTAGGCGGCGGCGTCCAGCAGCTCGCCCAGCTGGCTGCTGTCCGAGAGCTCGAGCTCGATGATCCACCCCTCACCGTACGGCTCCTCGTTGAGCGTCTCGGGGCTGCCGACGAGCTCCTCGTTGATCTTGGTGATGGTGCCGGTCAGGGGGCTGAACAGCTCGGAGACGGCCTTCACGGACTCGACGGTGCCGAAGGGCTCACCCTTGGCCACCTTGGCGCCGGTCTTGGGCAGCTCCACGTAGACGACGTCACCGAGGGTCTGCTGGGCGTGGTGGGTGATGCCCACCACCACCTTGTTGCCCTGGATGCGGGCCCACTCGTGCTCTGCGGTGTACTTCAGGTCGCCGGGAATGTTCGCGTCGGACATGGGGTGCTCCTGGAGAGGGGCTGAAGGGTTCAGGACTTCTTGAGGAAGGGCGTCTTGACGACGACGGCGGGCACGGCACGGCCGCGGATCTCCACGTCGAACGTGGAGCCCTCGGCGGCGAGCTCCGTGGGCACGTAGCCGATGCCGATGGGCTTCTTCACCGTGGGGCCCATGGTCCCACTGGTGGTCTCGCCCACCAGGTTGCCGTCCTTCTTGATGGGGTAGCCGTGGCGGGGGATGCCGGCGCCGGTCAGCTCGAAGCCCACCAGCTTGCGCTTCACGCCCGCGGCCTTCTGGGCCACCAGCGCGTCCTTGCCGATGAAGCCACCCGCCTTGTCCAGCTTGACGATCCACCCCAGGCCCGCCTCCAGCGCGGTGTGGTTGTCGTCGATGTCGTTGCCGTAGAGCGCGTACTTCATCTCCGTGCGCAGGCTGTCGCGGGCGCCCAGGCCACAGGGCTTGACGCCGTCCTGCTGCCCTTCGGTGAGCAGCGCGCTCCACAGGGCCGCCGCGTCACCGGGGGCGCAGTACAGCTCGAAGCCGTCCTCGCCCGTGTAGCCGGTGCGGGAGATGATGGCGGGCGAGCCTGCGACCTCGCCCTCGGCGAAGCGGTAGGTGCCCACCTTGGAGACGTCCGTCTTCGTCAGCCGCTGCACCAGGCCCACGGCCTTGGGGCCCTGCACGGCGATCTGCGCGTACTCGTCGCCCCGGTCCACGGGGGTGACGCCGCGCGCGTGCTCCTTCATCCACGCGAAGTCCTTCTCGCGGTTGCTGGCGTTGACGCAGATGAGGATGCGCTCGGGGCTGAAGCGGTAGGCGACGACGTCGTCGACGAAGCCACCCTGCTCGTTGAGCAGGCCCGCGTAGACCGCCTGGCCGTCCGCGATGCGGGCGAGGTCATTGGAGATGAGGCCGTTGACCGTCTCCAGCGCGCCAGGGCCTTTGAACTCCACCTCGCCCATGTGCGACACGTCGAAGAGGCCCACGGCGTTGCGCACCGCCTCGTGCTCGGCGATGACAGAGGAATACTGCACGGGCATGTCCCAGCCCGCGAAGTCGACCATCCGAGCGCCCAGCGCGCGGTGGGCCTCGTTGAGCGGCGTACGCCGGGTCATCGGCTTCTCCATGAAGGGGGGGGTGAAACGGCGCGGACTATAGCCGCGCACCTTCGCCGATCAAGGCCGACGGGGAACGTCTACACTGGGTCCGACATGAAGATTCGTAATCGGTTGAATCCGTCCAACCCTTGCTTCTCCTTCGAGTTCTTCCCCCCGAAGACGGACGAGGGGGTGGCCAACCTGCTGCGGACGCTGGAGGACCTGGCGCCCCTGGAGCCGGGGTTCGTGTCCGTCACGTACGGGGCCGGCGGCAGCACCCGCGACCGGACGCTGGAGCTGGTCACCCGCATCAAGCAGCAGACGGGCATCGAGGCGATGGCCCACCTGACGTGCGTGGGCCACACCCGGGAGGAGCTGCGGGACGTGCTCCAGCGCCTGGCCGACGCGAAGCTGGACAACGTGCTGGTGCTGCGCGGGGACCCGCCCCAGGGCCAGACGACCTTCCAGCCCACCGAGGGCGGCTTCTCCTATGCGTCGGAGCTGGTGCAATTCATCCGAGAAGAGGATTTCAACTTCTGCCTGGGGGGCGCGTGCTATCCGGAGGGCCACGTGGAGACGGCCTCCCGTGACGACGACCTGCGTCATCTGAAGGCGAAGGTCGACGCGGGGCTGGACTTCGTCGTGACACAGCTCTTCTTCGACAACGCCTTCTACTTCGACTTCGTGGAGCGGGCCCGCCGCGCGGGCATCAACATCCCCATCGTCCCCGGCATCATGCCCATCACCAACTACGAGCAGGTGCAGCGCTTCACGCGCATGTGCGGGGCCACGGTGCCCATGCGCCTGGGGCTCCAGCTGGAGCGGGTGAAGGACCAGCCGGAGGCGCTGGTGCAGCTGGGCGTGGCGCACGCGACGGTGCAGTGCATGGAGCTCTTGTCGCGCGGCGTGCCCGGCATCCACTTCTACACGCTCAACAAGTCCCCGGCGACGCGGATGATCGTGAGCGCCCTGCGAGCCCATCTATGAGCGGTCCTGGCCTTCACCTCCCCCCCGATGATCCACGCTACAAGGTCGTGGAGATCATCCGGGCCCCGGCCTTCTTCCTGCTGTGCACCGGGGTGCTGAACGTCTTCTTCAACCTGGCGGGCTTCGTGCTGGCCGCGATGCGCGTGACATCGCCGCTGGTGCCCGCGGGCGCGCCGGCGACGACGCTGGAGCTGAGCTGGTCGCTGGCGCTGATGCTGGTGGTGGGCATCCTTTGCGGCGTGCTCTCCGCGTGGGGCGCGATGAGCGCGATGAACCTCAAGGGCTACGGGCTGGCCACGGTGGGCGGAATCACGGCGCTCTACATCCTGTCGCCCGGGTGTGTCGTCGGCGTGCCGGTGGCCATCTGGATGCTCTTCACGCTGCGCCGCGAGGGCGTGCGCGAGGCCTTCCGGAGCTGACGGGGCGGGACGCGCGGGGGACACGGAGGAGCCGACAGTCACCCGGCACCCGTGGTCCGGGTGATGGGGACCGGGTGGGGCAGCACTCATTCGGAGCCCCGATGACCGGCCCATCCAGCGTGTCGGCCCCGGGGTGCTGGACCGGATGCACCGTCCAGCCCTGTCCTCACGGAGCCGTCATGTCGTCGCGTCACCTGCTGTCCATCCTTCCCGCGCTGCTCGCCGCCATCCTGCTGCATGCCTCCCCCGCCGCCGCCCAGGTCGAGCTCGCGGACATCACCTGCAAGGGGACCGTGAAGCAGACGTGGACGCCGGGGTTGAAGCTGCTCCCCGCGGACGTGCGCTACACGAACGACACGGACTTCACCGAGTGCACGTCGGCGTCGACCGGCATCACCTCGGGGAGGATTC contains:
- the gcvP gene encoding aminomethyl-transferring glycine dehydrogenase, with product MSLNWKYQESFAGRHIGPDEQELKQMLSALGVDSLDAFIDQTVPPAIRSKEPLRLGLARGEHDLLAQLETIAAKNQVFRSYIGMGYHDTHTPNVILRNIFQNPGWYTQYTPYQAEIAQGRLEALLNFQTLVMDLTGLEVANASLLDEGTAAAEAMSLALHVKGEDAGVAFFISEACHPQTVDVVRTRAEPLGVEIVVGDHRTVDLTAKKYVGALVQYPATDGAVVDYRAFGEKVHAAGGLLIVAADLLSLTLLTPPGEFGADVAVGSAQRFGVPMGYGGPHAGYFATKNAYTRVMPGRLIGVSEDAQGRRALRMALQTREQHIRREKATSNICTAQVLLAVIASMYAVYHGPKGLKAIAERVHGLTVVLARGLAKLGLKTRHEQYFDTLCVELTTPQVRAVLAAAESARMNFRRIDEKTLGVALDETTRASDVEAILTAFATGAGKASQVPSLDDVGANVETSISPELRRQSQFLTHGVFNSYHSETEMLRYIRRLEAKDLSLTHSMIPLGSCTMKLNATAEMIPVTWPQFGRLHPFAPTSQAAGYKVIFEQLEQMLSAITGFAGCSLQPNAGSQGEYAGLLVIRAYHQGRGQGHRDVCLIPSSAHGTNPASAVMAGYKVVVTKCDENGNIDVADLRARAEEHKDKLAALMVTYPSTHGVFEEEIKEICSIIHERGGQVYMDGANLNAQVGLTAPGLVGADVCHINLHKTFCIPHGGGGPGMGPICVASHLVKHLPGHPVIQTGGSDGIGAISAAPWGSASILLISWVYISMMGGEGLTRATKLAILNANYIAERLQPHFPVLYRGKRGRVAHECIVDLRPLKKTSGVEVEDVAKRLMDYGFHAPTVSFPVAGTLMIEPTESESRAELDRFCDAMIAIRQEIRDVEEGRMPKDNNVLKNAPHTARVITGPEWNRPYSRELAVFPAAWVRENKFWPSVGRLNNVLGDRKLVCSCPPIEDYMTPEPKPAVA
- the gcvT gene encoding glycine cleavage system aminomethyltransferase GcvT, which encodes MTRRTPLNEAHRALGARMVDFAGWDMPVQYSSVIAEHEAVRNAVGLFDVSHMGEVEFKGPGALETVNGLISNDLARIADGQAVYAGLLNEQGGFVDDVVAYRFSPERILICVNASNREKDFAWMKEHARGVTPVDRGDEYAQIAVQGPKAVGLVQRLTKTDVSKVGTYRFAEGEVAGSPAIISRTGYTGEDGFELYCAPGDAAALWSALLTEGQQDGVKPCGLGARDSLRTEMKYALYGNDIDDNHTALEAGLGWIVKLDKAGGFIGKDALVAQKAAGVKRKLVGFELTGAGIPRHGYPIKKDGNLVGETTSGTMGPTVKKPIGIGYVPTELAAEGSTFDVEIRGRAVPAVVVKTPFLKKS
- the metF gene encoding methylenetetrahydrofolate reductase [NAD(P)H] — encoded protein: MKIRNRLNPSNPCFSFEFFPPKTDEGVANLLRTLEDLAPLEPGFVSVTYGAGGSTRDRTLELVTRIKQQTGIEAMAHLTCVGHTREELRDVLQRLADAKLDNVLVLRGDPPQGQTTFQPTEGGFSYASELVQFIREEDFNFCLGGACYPEGHVETASRDDDLRHLKAKVDAGLDFVVTQLFFDNAFYFDFVERARRAGINIPIVPGIMPITNYEQVQRFTRMCGATVPMRLGLQLERVKDQPEALVQLGVAHATVQCMELLSRGVPGIHFYTLNKSPATRMIVSALRAHL
- the gcvH gene encoding glycine cleavage system protein GcvH, yielding MSDANIPGDLKYTAEHEWARIQGNKVVVGITHHAQQTLGDVVYVELPKTGAKVAKGEPFGTVESVKAVSELFSPLTGTITKINEELVGSPETLNEEPYGEGWIIELELSDSSQLGELLDAAAYAELLKNA